A region of Methanobrevibacter ruminantium DNA encodes the following proteins:
- a CDS encoding phage holin family protein codes for MGIKLSSFDDILLLVLFIGLLNAILWPILTRIAMPFLVLTFGFGTLILNGFLLEEFAPLFGIEIQGPAIILAPLGMAAVTTILSSLITIDDDSSYYRSVLNDAKKKMKAEVKDYPGVIIVEIDGLAYEVL; via the coding sequence TTGGGAATCAAGCTCAGTTCATTTGATGACATACTCCTTTTAGTACTATTCATAGGTTTGTTAAATGCAATCCTCTGGCCTATACTAACAAGAATAGCAATGCCGTTTTTAGTTTTGACCTTCGGATTTGGAACATTGATACTAAACGGTTTTCTCCTTGAGGAATTTGCACCATTGTTTGGAATAGAAATCCAAGGCCCTGCAATAATTCTTGCTCCATTAGGGATGGCTGCAGTTACAACCATACTGTCTTCCTTGATAACAATTGATGATGACAGTTCATATTACCGATCTGTTTTGAATGATGCCAAAAAGAAAATGAAAGCTGAAGTCAAGGATTATCCTGGAGTGATAATCGTTGAAATCGATGGGCTTGCTTATGAAGTGCTATAA